In a genomic window of Mastacembelus armatus chromosome 3, fMasArm1.2, whole genome shotgun sequence:
- the serf2b gene encoding small EDRK-rich factor 2, whose translation MTRGNQRELARQKNAKKANEQGKGKRGDDGLSAAARKQRDAEIMQQKQKKADEAGKGSTKSK comes from the exons ATGACCA GAGGAAACCAACGTGAGCTTGCGCGCcagaaaaatgccaaaaaggCGAATGAACAGGGTAAAGGGAAGAGGGGCGATGATGGACTGTCTGCTGCTGCACGGAAGCAGAG GGATGCAGAGATAATgcaacagaagcagaaaaaagcaGATGAAGCAGGGAAAGGGAGCACCAAGTCCAAGTGA
- the sema4bb gene encoding semaphorin-4B, translating to MWASAATVHSLLAAALLLASYLQSVTTTEDDVTPRISFPYNAKERSAKRFSVDGVFNYTSLLLSQEDDMLYVGAREALFALSLSDISKTKLQKNLTWGTPAGKREECSFKGKNLETDCFNYIKILLRLNSTHLYVCGTYAFSPICAYINTSTFTLERDEVGEVMMEDGRSRCPFNPEYKSTAIIVDGELYTGTVSNFQGNEPVIYKSLGQGPALKTENSLKWLQDPVFVGSAYIEESQPVGNPVGDDDKIYFFFSEAGKEFDFFDNTIVSRIARVCKGDKGGERVLQKKWTTFLKAQLLCSLPDDGFPFNIIQDMFVLKPVADSWESTVFYGVFTSQWYKGASGSSAVCAFTMAQVERAFGGRYREVNRETQQWYTYNHPVPEPRPGACVTNHARQMGIESSLHMPDRVLNFVKDHFLMDSVIRSSPLLLKRSVRYTQIAVHKIEGMERAYDVLFIGTDDGKLHKAINANDKMHIIEEMILFPEPQPVQHIELDPQRGLLFVSSYSGLVEVPVANCSNYLSCGECVLSRDPYCAWTGRLCRDVRMAPPDSHWQQDVEEADTSAICNRTFPSTRSARPASSRGSHCQLITIPANTFRVLPCKLRSNLAQRRWRYSDSASQFLYPTREGNLVVVAQADKIETYECWSEEEGFRQLLANYCVRAEPRQESTTLISHSRTPHIQQEETIILPGESRSQQVHTKTYWNELIVVCALLAFFLVVFSLFFIYRNRDHMKSMLKQGECPNMQQKKPRIVGKPAESLPLNGNTIPVSTSDHKGYQTLNDNYICSTPTHESSPESKSFSESSDRRPLNLKESHVEYSPTCPRPRVRLGSEIKDSIV from the exons ATGTGGGCATCAGCTGCGACTGTCCACTCTCTCCTGGCTGCTGCACTGCTATTGGCAAGCTACCTCCAGTCAGTGACGACAACTGAGGATGATGTCACGCCGCGCATCAGCTTCCCGTACA ATGCAAAGGAGAGGTCAGCCAAGAGATTCTCTGTGGATGGAGTCTTCAATTacacctctctgctgctcagccAGGAGGACGACATGCTGTACGTCGGAGCTAGGGAGGCACTGTTCGCCCTCAGCCTCTCGGACATAAGCAAAACCAAGTTGCAGAAGAAT CTGACATGGGGCACTCCTgctggaaagagagaggagtgCAGCTTCAAAGGGAAGAACCTTGAG ACTGATTGCTTCAATTACATCAAAATTCTTCTGCGGCTCAATAGCACTCATCTCTATGTATGTGGCACCTACGCGTTCAGTCCTATATGCGCCTACATT AACACGTCAACATTTACACTGGAGAGAGACGAGGTGGGCGAGGTTATGATGGAAGATGGGCGCAGTCGCTGCCCCTTTAATCCAGAGTACAAATCCACTGCCATCATCGTCG ATGGTGAATTGTACACTGGGACTGTCAGTAACTTCCAAGGAAATGAACCAGTTATTTACAAGAGTTTGGGTCAGGGACCTGcactgaagacagaaaactctTTAAAGTGGCTGCAAG aTCCAGTCTTTGTCGGCTCAGCTTACATTGAGGAGAGTCAGCCAGTAGGCAATCCTGTGGGCGACGACGACAAGATTTACTTCTTCTTTAGCGAGGCGGGAAAAGAATTTGACTTCTTTGACAACACCATTGTGTCGAGGATTGCTCGCGTGTGTAAG GGTGATAAGGGAGGTGAGCGGGTGCTGCAGAAGAAATGGACCACCTTCCTCAAGGCTCAGCTCCTGTGTTCCCTCCCTGATGACGGCTTCCCCTTCAACATCATCCAGGACATGTTTGTCCTGAAGCCTGTGGCAGACAGCTGGGAGAGCACCGTCTTTTATGGCGTCTTCACCTCACAGTG gtATAAAGGAGCATCAGGCAGCTCAGCAGTGTGTGCATTCACCATGGCCCAGGTGGAACGAGCCTTCGGCGGGCGCTACCGAGAGGTCAACAGAGAGACCCAACAGTGGTACACCTACAACCACCCTGTACCAGAACCACGTCCAGGGGCG TGTGTGACCAACCATGCCAGGCAAATGGGTATCGAGTCATCCTTGCACATGCCTGACAGAGTGCTCAACTTTGTCAAGGACCATTTTCTGATGGACAGCGTGATCCGCAGCTCCCCACTGCTGCTGAAACGCAGCGTGCGGTACACGCAGATCGCCGTGCACAAGATCGAGGGCATGGAGAGGGCTTATGATGTGCTGTTCATTGGAACAG ATGACGGAAAGCTCCATAAGGCCATCAATGCCAATGATAAGATGCACATCATAGAGGAGATGATTCTGTTTCCTGAGCCTCAACCTGTGCAACACATTGAGCTCGATCCTCAGAGG GGTCTGTTGTTTGTGTCGTCCTATTCTGGGTTGGTGGAGGTACCTGTGGCCAACTGCTCCAACTACCTGAGCTGTGGAGAGTGTGTGTTGTCCAGAGACCCTTACTGCGCTTGGACCGGGCGGCTGTGTCGTGACGTCAGGATGGCTCCACCTGACAG CCACTGGCAGCAGGATGTGGAGGAGGCCGATACATCAGCGATTTGTAACAGGACGTTTCCCAGCACCAGATCTGCCAGACCAGCAAGTTCTC GTGGGTCCCATTGCCAGCTCATTACAATCCCAGCCAACACATTCAGAGTCCTTCCCTGTAAGCTGCGGTCCAACCTGGCACAGAGGAGGTGGCGTTACAGTGACAGCGCCAGCCAGTTCCTTTACCCTACTCGTGAAGGAAACTTGGTAGTGGTGGCTCAGGCTGACAAAATAGAGACATACGAGTGTTGGTCAGAGGAGGAGGGTTTTCGCCAGCTGTTGGCCAACTACTGTGTGAGGGCAGAGCCCCGCCAGGAGAGCACTACTTTGATCAGCCACTCACGCACACCACACATTCAGCAAGAGGAGACCATCATCCTGCCTGGCGAGTCTCGTTCTCAGCAGGTCCACACGAAGACCTACTGGAATGAACTAATTGTGGTGTGCGCTCTGCTGGCATTCTTCCTCGTGGTGTTCTCCTTGTTCTTCATCTACAGAAACCGTGACCATATGAAGTCCATGCTGAAACAGGGCGAGTGCCCTAACATGCAGCAGAAGAAACCAAGGATAGTGGGAAAGCCTGCGGAGAGCTTACCTCTCAATGGCAACACCATCCCTGTTTCCACCTCAGATCACAAGGGCTACCAGACGTTAAATGACAACTACATCTGCAGCACTCCCACCCACGAGTCCTCGCCAGAAAGCAAGAGTTTCTCGGAGTCCTCCGACAGGCGGCCACTTAACCTGAAGGAGAGCCATGTGGAATACTCCCCAACTTGCCCTCGGCCCAGGGTGAGGCTAGGTTCGGAGATCAAAGACTCTATTGTATGA